The following nucleotide sequence is from Pseudoliparis swirei isolate HS2019 ecotype Mariana Trench unplaced genomic scaffold, NWPU_hadal_v1 hadal_165, whole genome shotgun sequence.
CCATGAGACCAAAGATTCAGAGCATATTGCAAAAGACCCAATCAAAACAATAGGCAGCCTGGTTTTAGTCAAAACTTtaattaatttttctttttctaacaaTCGCCAACTAGACTGTGCTCTTGGTGTCGTAACTACTTCGAGGTGCATGTGTGTTCAAACCAAAGTTGTCCAGCAGTCAGGCATTTAACAGTGTAATCACATACCAGCACTCCTGAAAAGTTACCGTAACATTCTGTTGTGAAACAGCATTTTAACTGCACATTTTCTCTATCAACAACCAATCAAAATGCCCCAAATACACATGCAGCAGGTCTATTGTCTGAGTGGAATGATGGAAACAGGAAGCTAACTGGGCTGAAGTACACTTGGAGGTTAAATGCTAAAAGACGGTGCAGGAGGCCAGGTAGATTTATGAAAAAATAGTCCtactataatatacatattcatacaggtgaattaatacaaacataaacaaacattaaaacagCAGCAGTTCTTCAAACGGACCTACAGAGAAAAAGTAAATCGATGGTGCTCGACAGAGCGGTGTAGACATATTGTTGTACCTTCATACAATATGATAGTTTGGACCTAGAATAAATTATGTTAATAGTTCTTGCCCCTGCCCCCCTATAATGGAAAACACTTGATtgtcatttattattttctgtCCACCCACAAAAAATACGATGACCTGAGCTAGTAACTGTAGGAGCACTAATATGTCCTAAGGTGCTGCATTCATTTACCGTCTATATTCTCCATCTTTACATCTttctttgaattttttttatatcgtTCATATATGTGTGCAGTTTGGGAAGAAATGGCTTTAATGGAAGAGCGCCGACACTTTCACAGCTTCCCCTCAAGCAGAGTGCTGGTGATGCCACATGCAATAAGTGCTGTAAATCCAAGCTCTGCTAATGGACTCCAAACGCTGACTCAAGAAAAAAGCTTTTGTGAGTCATTATTACATACAAGAGCTATCGATTCTTCAAAAGACCGTCGTTTTAGGGCACGTCTGCGTGACTGACAGATGTCCAGAGCCTTGTTCAGCTCGGATTGAGACCTTCTGTCTCCCAAAAGGTGACATACCCTGAGTTTTttgtccttctttttcttgttccttTCACATCTTGTGGTGACTTTGAAGATGCTGCACCCTGTGTAGCTCTCCTCAAAGGAGACAACATGCAATCCACCCCCTACTCGGCTTTGGACACGCGAAGGACTTAGCTGCCTTTTTTCTGAAGACGGACTTGTAAAGCAGCCCATTGCGGACTCAAGAACCAGTGGGACGTAAGCGGCAATAAAAGCTGGATCGACGGCTCCGGACTTACCATCGCTCGGTGTGACGGTGCCGTGCATCAACACTTCCGGTAAACGCACTCGCCTGCTCGGTAACAAGCCGCTACAAATGTCAGACTCAATTCAACAAGCCATCGGCGACTGTCCCACGGCCCGGCCGTTCCTCGTAGGCTTGGCATCAGGGACTCGGGGCGCCTCGGCTGCGGCGGGCCCACTGGAGTCCCTTAAAGACGCCATCGCGGGCGGGATGAGGCTGTCCAGCTCCTGCCTGTGGCCCGTTTCCAGGAGCCACTCGTGGAACTTGACCTCCACCAACTCCTGGAACTGGCGCTTCTGCTCCCTTGAgaacgagaacacacacacacacgagacatcCGTAAGAACAGACGTGAAGTACGGAGCAGGAAGAGAGTGCAGCGTTAAAATACTGCAACGTGGGAGTCGATCAATCTTTTCGTCCCCCTTTTTCTTCTCACGAAACAGGCGAGACCCCCGGTCAAGTTTTCTGACAACATTGCGTTGCTGAACTATCGCACCCGCTGATTTGGTCACTCACAtgcttattgatttttttttaccccaCTGGTTCAAAAAGTGCGCCgactattttttttccttccacaTGCATGTCGAAGTGATATTAGAAAGTCNATTCCACTTTTTAATAAAAACGATGCGCCGAGGGTCTGATTTGCCACTCACTTATTCAGCCGGGCCTCCATCACAGTCTTCTGCCAGTTCTGAATCCTCCTCTGCTTTTCGTCCAGCGCCGCCTGATACGGAGGAGGCAATCCCCCAGGCACCTCGCACGTGTCGCCCTCCGTCCGGAAAGGCACGACCAGCTCGTGAAACTCGGCCGGGGGCAGCAGGCGGTAGCAGGCGGGGTCCGGGTTGGAGAGGCCCTCGTTCCCCAGGAGCAAGGGTCGATCCCAGGCGTTGGGGACCACAGCCAGCCCCACGCTGGCCATGTGATCCTCCAGGGCGGGGTAGACGGTGTGGAAAGGCCCCAGCGTGATGTCCACATTTCCGGGGAGGAGCAAGGGGCGGGTGGGCGTCAAGGCGTGGATGGTGCAACGCGAGGAGACTCCGACGGCGATCCTGCCGGCCACACACACCACCCGCAGGTTCTGGCAGCTGTGGATGTGGACGCTGGTCTCAACAGGACCCAGAACCACCGTGCAGTCTCTGCATTTGTCCACACTGACTGATCTGGTGGAGCAACACAACCCAAAGACGGAtgagccccccaaaaaaaaaagacacacacacacactttagaagTGGAAGCTAGTCTCACctgaggggtgaaagaaggtaTATGAAGGCATCCGAGCATCTGTGGATCTTGATGTTGGCGCCAGTCAGCTTGTCCGAGGTTTTCGCCAGTGTCTGTTTGACGACCTGCGACAGCAGCACTATCTTACTGCCAGGCGGGGCCGTGTGGGTATTTCGGGCTATTTTGGCTCTCTTCATGAAGCCCTCCACTGGAATGAACCAAGTCAAAGAAATGTAGACGGGTAGAAAGAGTGACGGCTGACTTTGAATTCCTCCCTCTCGGAATGACCGTCCAGATTGTTATAACGCAATGATTTGAAGCATACCTTGTTGAGCCCAGGCGAGCTTCTTGCCGGAGCTCAGGCAGGCGGTTATCCCAAAGGGGTTGAGCGTGAGGCTTTGGTGGAGACAAGCGAGGAGCTGGTGCAGGGGGAAGGAGTGGCTGAGGGGGGAGTAGCCGGTCTGTATCTGGAGCGGACCTTTGGTGAGCAGCTTGTGGACGGGCTGAACCGCTCTGCCGTGGCTGACCGAACCCTCCAGGAGCAGGCCCAAGCTCCGCACGGCCTCCAGGGATATctggcaaaaacacacacatgttttagTTTCATTTGAGTcgaaatgtaaacaaaacacatttgattGTGTCTGCCAAAAGCCTATAGTGTCTACTCTGTGAGTGAAACAAATGTACGTAAAGGCAGAAGGCGCTGCAGATTTGGGTTAGTTTCATGACCAGGAAAGACCCCTTTGTCACTTGAATAACAAAACATAACCACAAACCTGGCAATCTCTGAGGGCGTGTCCAGATTGTGACAGCTGGCCGGgctccaccagcagctccagaATCTCAGCGAGATGGCTTTGCACAAATGACAGGTGAGCCTGATCGTCCCAGTTCTGTGGAACCAAACAGCAACGAAATAAGAAACGGACTACGAGTAGCTCCACGACGAAGAATTAGGAGAAGACTAACGTGTGCTTTAAAAGTGACCGCGTAGATGCTCCCCACTGGCCAATAGGGAGCAATCAGAACAACAGAATATTGCAAAGcttgtattcatattttatcTTCACAGTGACGAGGACCTTGTTCTGAGAGCTGGTCTTGGCCTCCCGGTCGGTGGGAGAGGGGCAGCGAGTGCGATGACTGGGCCACTCTTCGCCGATCAGAGAGGTGCGCAGAGACGCTCGGTTCAGCTGctggatgaagaggaagaggaggaactgCAGTGTGTCCACAGACAGCTGGGGTGAAAAGGGGACGACAAGATGCACATATCAACGTGGAACTCTGACTGGAATTTGAGAGCAGCGACAACAAAGCGGATACAGGACACGGGGCACGCGTCACAATGAGATAGCCTTACAGTCTTAGGTAACCTGAACCGTTAGCACAATTGTGTACCTTGTTTCTTTGTTGATCCAGCTCATCTTTGGTGGAGCACTGGGAAAGACACTCTGCCCACTCcagcctctcctctggcgtgtGGCCGTTAAGCAGGTCAAAGGTCTCGAAATAGAGCCACGCATGGTCTTCCGGAAACTGCAGCTTTCCACAGGCGATGTGCCTCCACATGGGCCAGCCCAAAATGGGGAAGCAGCCGTCCCGCGTCCGCACGTAGATCGCCATCTTGCGAAGATAGTGCAAGCTGAGCTTGGAGGAGGGCGCCACCTGGGAAGAGGCAATAATGCCAGTTATTTTACTATGTTTGCATTCACTGGGCGAGATCAATACATTGAATGGATGGGATGAGCATATTTACCTGCAGGGCACCCAGTAAGAAGGGATCCATGCGTGGCCATATGCTCACACTGTCGGCCTCCATGTCTGAAGAGAAaaggacataaaaaaaaaaaaaaaagacagatgaTAGACTGACATGCAAGAATGTCcctttgtaattttttaaaacagtGCACAGTTTCTGCATTATAGAAACACGAAACAGCACATAACAGCTACACACAAGGACAATGAAGCTGGTCATATGGAAAAATAAACATGCCACGAAGTACACAATGAAATACAGCCGCTGTAAACACGGGATATAAAAGTAAGAGTGGCTGCAAGTGTCAAAGGGTTATTGCACTGATAATAACAAAAATATCCTTCTGAAAACACGTGTTTATAGATCAGCTCCCATGACAACAGACCACTCGTGTCACCAACACCTGATAACGCCACGTTTGGTACGCGAGCCAAGCCgagctaaaaactaaataactaAGCCTGTCGACGCAATTAAGCGCGCTTAAAAATCCCTCCTTGTTTTAGTGGCACCACCTGAAAGGAGTGTCGTTACCGTGGCAGCTGCAAGCACTCAGCACTCTGCCGTGTTATCTCAAAGTGGACTTCATGGAGAACCGACTTAGCTGCGGTGAGCTAGCGCGGGAAACCAGACACAAACAAGACTAGTTTCTGCTCTTACGTTCAGCCGTTGACGTCATCCAGGCTACGCGGTGGGTCGCATATACGGGACCGCGAAGACGAGCGGGGGTCCGGGTCGTGGACCCGGTTTGTTGTGACTAGAGCAGCTCTTTCTAAACGTACGTCTGTCGTTCTTTCTATTTGGCGCCCTCCTCCGAGCTGACATCTGTTGCGCGCAGCTCGCGGGGGCGCGCGCTGGTGTTTTAGTTTGAAAACTGTGCTTTTTTTGCTGTATTTGACTTGATActtatgtttaatatatttatatatatatataaatatagttaagTTATATAAGTTACTTTAACACCTCTCTAGGAAGCAGTTTTCTAGTTCATGTGTCTGGGGATTTTGTTGGGAAGGATAaactggagagagaaaaaattgTTCTTTGAGTGTGTGAAAATAGATTCAGTAGTTGCCGTCTTGCGCCCCATATTATTACTGTATTACTATTATAAACGATATACCACACTATCACAAGTCGCCTGTTTTTAGTTTGAAAACGGTGCTATTGTTGCTGTATTTAACTTCATACCTATATTGTTTACGAAAACTATGTTGAGTTACTTTAAAATGTTCTCTAGGAATCAGTGTTCCAGTGTTTATGtctgggacttttattgtgaaggatacACCGGAAAAAGGATCAACTTGTTATACGAGTGTGTAAAGAGATAAATAAACTGTTTGCCGTCTTGTGCAAATTACGGCGCCccatgttattattgttttactattttaaggtttacatatatatatactacactACTATCGGATGCTATATCCAGTAGAAGGATGAGATGTGTTTCTTTAATGGAGGCGGGGTGTTTTGTGACGGAGACGTCCAGTGGGTGGGCTCTTTCTGACAGGAGGAAGAAGGCTCGTGACGGGCGGCCGGGGATCCAACCTTCAAAAAAGCCGGCTGTTCTTTTTAGCGACTTCCCATTAGAAACCCGGGGAGATCCATGGCGACCAAAGCGATGAATCTCTGCAATGTGTGCTGCCTGCTCTTCTACGTTATCTCCGCGGTGCTCGCCGGGTAAGTTCTCGCTCAGCGTCGCCAGGTGGTCCACATGTTCCACTGTGATTGGTCCAGACCAGCtcctaacgtgtgtgtaccgGATCAGATTCACGCGCCGAGCGAGCAATACACTCATAATTGTTTAATTTCACGGTTTGCTTTTGCCTAGCTACGCGTTTACAGTCGGTACTGTaacggttgtgtgtgttttcttcttttagtgGCGAGCTAGCTTGGTTAGCTGATAGCTAGCATACAAGCTAAGCTACCCCCACGGCATCCTCCCCACTGCCTGTTTATAATTCACCCTATAAACGTGGCTCGTGTTTTATGTAACGTCCATGGCGCTCCCTCGTGTGTGTCGTCCCTAACCCCCTTGTTGCCACACCCTACCTTCATCTCGTTCTCTCTTGTAGGCGAGATTTCTATCAGATCTTGGGGGTGACAAAGAGTGCATCCATCAGGGACATCAAGAAGGCCTACAGAAAGCTGGCTCTCCAGTTACACCCTGACAGAAACCAGGACGACCCGAAGGCTCCAGACAAATTTGCAGACCTGGGAGCAGCTTATGAGGTGAGTTTACACATGGAGTGCCCTCGGTGGGAGTTGTGGAGAGGGCACGGGAaagttgttttaaatgtaaatgcaaGACTGCGAAGAAACTGTAGATGTTAGAGGGCTACAGAAGTCTTTCTTTGTATGCTTGCTATTTGGTTGTTGTTGGAAATTGCATGGCCACTGTGATTGGTCGACTAGACCGTGTGGCCGCATTTGATTGGCTGTGACGCGGCACAGCTGGCGTTCAGGAAAGCCACGACGTAGTTCGTGGGAGGGGCTTCAGAACAGGTTTGcaggtgttttttttatcaaatgttCACGTTGCTCTAAAAATACATAACCGTGACTTGTGTGTTTTGATATACATAGCGTGGACACATTATAACACTAACACCTGTAAACTGATACAATAAAGTATGTCACTATATGGCAGTTCTTATTCACATCTTTATACTGTATCTGTATTTATACGTTCAccttttattgcttttttaaatgtgtgttatttTTTACACTAACACTCTTTCCTGCTTTGTACTACCACTGCTCCTTTATAACTACAACTGATTATTATATACAAAGCATCTGATGGTGTTTTAGGTTTAGTTTCATAACATTTGGATTCAATTGTCTGGCAAAGGCGTGTAGATCATTGGTTCCACATGTTGTATGACATGTGAAGAAAACATTGTagtatttgtttgtttcatgactcacaggttgtttttgttttttcaggtGCTCTCAGATgaggaaaaaaggaaacagTACG
It contains:
- the tbccd1 gene encoding TBCC domain-containing protein 1 produces the protein MTSTAEHMEADSVSIWPRMDPFLLGALQVAPSSKLSLHYLRKMAIYVRTRDGCFPILGWPMWRHIACGKLQFPEDHAWLYFETFDLLNGHTPEERLEWAECLSQCSTKDELDQQRNKLSVDTLQFLLFLFIQQLNRASLRTSLIGEEWPSHRTRCPSPTDREAKTSSQNKNWDDQAHLSFVQSHLAEILELLVEPGQLSQSGHALRDCQISLEAVRSLGLLLEGSVSHGRAVQPVHKLLTKGPLQIQTGYSPLSHSFPLHQLLACLHQSLTLNPFGITACLSSGKKLAWAQQVEGFMKRAKIARNTHTAPPGSKIVLLSQVVKQTLAKTSDKLTGANIKIHRCSDAFIYLLSPLRSVSVDKCRDCTVVLGPVETSVHIHSCQNLRVVCVAGRIAVGVSSRCTIHALTPTRPLLLPGNVDITLGPFHTVYPALEDHMASVGLAVVPNAWDRPLLLGNEGLSNPDPACYRLLPPAEFHELVVPFRTEGDTCEVPGGLPPPYQAALDEKQRRIQNWQKTVMEARLNKEQKRQFQELVEVKFHEWLLETGHRQELDSLIPPAMASLRDSSGPAAAEAPRVPDAKPTRNGRAVGQSPMAC
- the LOC130191581 gene encoding dnaJ homolog subfamily B member 11-like, which gives rise to MATKAMNLCNVCCLLFYVISAVLAGRDFYQILGVTKSASIRDIKKAYRKLALQLHPDRNQDDPKAPDKFADLGAAYEVLSDEEKRKQYDAYGEDGLKEGHH